In Arachis hypogaea cultivar Tifrunner chromosome 17, arahy.Tifrunner.gnm2.J5K5, whole genome shotgun sequence, a single window of DNA contains:
- the LOC112766980 gene encoding arginine decarboxylase-like — MPALACCVDAAPLPCPAFAFTGGLSFPAPITFPSAAPSFTTGEINSHWSPSMSAELYNIHGWGAPYFTVNSSGNVAVCPHGSATLGHQEIDLLKIVKKATDSISCGGLGLQLPLMVRFPDILKNRLESLQSAFDYAIQSRGYGSHYQGVYPVKCNQDQFIVEDIVKFGSSFRFGLEAGSKPELLLAMSCLCKGSAEGLLVCNGFKDAEYISLALVARKLALNTVIVLEQEEELDMIIDLSKKLCIRPVIGFRAKLRTKHSGHFGSTSGEKGKFGLTTAQIVRVVKKLQSLGMLDCLQLLHFHIGSMIPSTSLLADGVSEAAQIYCELVRMGANMRVIDIGGGLGIDYNGSKSSDSDVSVGYGLEEYAAAVVEAVQRVCDKRSVKHPVICSESGRAIVSHQSVLVFEAFGGNSSNAATTNALSSLLGLQYLLEGLSEGVHADYRNLCATAIRGEHDACLLYIEEMKKRCLDEFKEGSLGMEELAGIDGLYDVVRKAVATAEESESVRTYHVNMSVFTSIPDFWGIQQVFPILPIHRLDEKPAVKGVLSDLTCDSDGKVDRFINGESSLPLHEIGDGHKYYLGMFLGGAYQEALGGLHNLFGGPSVVRVSQSDGPQGFAVTSAVSGPSCGDVLRAMQHQPELMFETLKHRAFEHLREDSFLTAEAVTSGLAHTFNNTPYLVVASSQS; from the coding sequence ATGCCGGCCTTGGCGTGTTGTGTTGATGCGGCACCTCTACCATGTCCCGCCTTTGCATTCACCGGGGGCCTCTCTTTTCCAGCACCGATCACCTTTCCATCTGCCGCACCTTCATTCACAACCGGCGAGATCAATTCCCATTGGTCTCCATCCATGTCGGCGGAGCTCTACAACATCCACGGGTGGGGTGCTCCGTATTTTACGGTGAACTCCTCCGGGAACGTGGCGGTGTGCCCCCACGGCTCCGCAACGCTGGGTCACCAGGAGATTGATCTGCTCAAGATCGTGAAGAAAGCCACCGACTCCATCTCATGTGGCGGTCTCGGCCTACAGCTGCCTCTCATGGTTCGCTTCCCCGATATCCTCAAGAACCGCCTCGAATCCCTTCAATCGGCCTTCGACTACGCGATCCAGTCTCGCGGATACGGCTCTCACTATCAGGGGGTCTACCCGGTGAAGTGCAATCAGGACCAGTTCATCGTGGAGGACATCGTGAAATTCGGTTCATCGTTCCGGTTCGGTTTGGAGGCTGGGTCGAAGCCAGAGCTGCTGTTGGCTATGAGCTGTTTGTGCAAAGGCAGCGCAGAAGGTCTTCTTGTTTGCAACGGATTCAAAGACGCAGAATACATTTCCCTTGCGTTGGTTGCAAGGAAGCTTGCCTTGAACACCGTGATTGTTCTGGAGCAAGAGGAAGAGCTTGACATGATAATCGATCTCAGCAAAAAGCTATGCATCAGACCAGTGATTGGCTTCCGGGCCAAGCTGAGGACCAAGCATTCGGGGCACTTTGGGTCCACTTCGGGAGAGAAGGGCAAGTTTGGGTTAACCACCGCTCAGATTGTGAGGGTTGTGAAGAAGCTTCAAAGCTTGGGCATGCTTGATTGCCTGCAGTTGTTGCACTTTCACATTGGCTCCATGATCCCATCCACTTCACTCCTTGCCGATGGAGTTTCGGAGGCTGCACAGATATACTGTGAGCTGGTTCGTATGGGAGCTAACATGAGAGTCATAGACATCGGAGGAGGCCTTGGAATTGATTATAATGGCTCCAAATCCAGCGACTCAGACGTGTCTGTTGGGTACGGCCTTGAAGAGTACGCCGCAGCTGTTGTTGAAGCAGTTCAGCGTGTGTGCGACAAAAGGTCCGTTAAGCACCCTGTAATCTGCAGCGAAAGTGGGAGGGCCATTGTGTCCCATCAATCCGTGTTGGTTTTTGAAGCATTTGGTGGCAACAGCAGCAATGCAGCAACCACCAATGCGCTGTCTTCCCTGCTCGGACTACAGTACTTGCTGGAGGGTCTATCAGAGGGCGTTCATGCCGATTACCGCAACCTCTGCGCTACCGCCATTAGAGGCGAGCATGACGCTTGCCTGCTCTACATCGAAGAAATGAAGAAGCGATGCCTGGATGAGTTCAAGGAAGGCTCATTGGGTATGGAGGAACTAGCGGGCATTGACGGGTTATATGATGTGGTGAGGAAGGCCGTAGCGACGGCGGAGGAATCGGAATCAGTGAGAACATACCACGTGAACATGTCGGTGTTTACTTCCATTCCCGACTTCTGGGGTATCCAACAGGTGTTCCCCATACTACCCATACACAGGCTCGACGAGAAGCCCGCCGTGAAGGGTGTGCTCTCGGACTTGACATGCGACAGCGACGGCAAGGTTGACAGGTTTATCAACGGCGAGTCGAGCCTGCCGCTGCATGAAATTGGTGATGGACATAAGTACTACCTGGGAATGTTCTTGGGAGGGGCTTACCAGGAGGCGCTTGGAGGACTCCACAACTTGTTCGGTGGGCCCAGCGTTGTTAGGGTTTCACAGAGCGACGGTCCTCAGGGCTTTGCTGTCACCAGTGCCGTGTCGGGGCCATCGTGCGGAGACGTCCTCCGAGCCATGCAGCACCAGCCCGAGCTCATGTTCGAGACTCTCAAGCACCGGGCCTTCGAGCACTTGCGGGAAGATAGCTTCTTGACCGCTGAGGCGGTTACCAGTGGCCTCGCCCACACCTTCAACAACACGCCTTATTTGGTGGTAGCGTCGTCTCAGTCATAG